The following are from one region of the Bactrocera oleae isolate idBacOlea1 chromosome 6, idBacOlea1, whole genome shotgun sequence genome:
- the Dab gene encoding protein disabled isoform X1, with protein sequence MVKSLVSKLSAASSNLSLASTLSSVGVGSGGSGSGVQETNYAKHRNDPGRFFGDGVQFKAKLIGILEVGEARGDRMCQEALQDLKIAIRAAGEHKQRITIHVTIDGLRLRDEKTGDSLYHHPVHKISFIAQDMTDSRAFGYIFGSPDSGHRFFGIKTDKAASQVVLAMRDLFQVVFELKKKEIELARQQIQSKSIHEHQLASLSSLKSAAGGIGTGLSAHNDLSSSGGGGGGSTLSMLSGIGGQSRAIASNRLGVNLDNKGAAKEMSPESVADLVDLEQELSSLQRGITQMERITPNEPGQPAVAGVSGKSVNEDDPFGDSFTNFPTYNLLPPPESGRSRHKPTKAVDTTVNQTTTSVSAGQNVTLSSLLSTAAVLNTSTGTLQQDDDDTWLHELDQQNDVFDTSKAGSMSIGVGLPMAPLAPSESTSTPTQQLSEHSTLVDVEVAANAATNANMQPSGGAATSTSASNLGVTSSSPTPILGDGPPQAAASAAVKSDAFTDLDPLGTGRTRPYVDKKYFFQELKNPPKKVLNDLSSGGNGTVDITATGVHYTAASAVVDEFLSKEGLFEDALTASMDEQGAVAQQTQQPQLQSAQHTHHSLSAPLNITNTTHASGIAGLKTALNTNKTVANITASATAATTTTTTLLIGVRAPPCTVNICTCTISSTKYTSTASNVVVPRLTNTNHQLASSNSLLTTSTYSTNSTTASTLKMHHYQPTLSSATSSCTTTTIPTNLHLNHYTLDSTATAAGTTDDVVMMPRDTDPFSPTRKKSDPFQEGGDVFAKLDPFEFEFNSGDATTQRSSPTASAEACRPVDVFNGPLQVSLPPESSLSPTSAQPLNTAAQWRADVARLERQMNEPVAAMGNGSAITAVGVNSTVRLRPTPSGQVSSVGQPTSVFKQQTADVISSISNKKMPHLFGQARFSKRESNSINMCRLQESDSLSENEAAPEPPPRPDSALHAEPPPLPPKKQFNDIVIRPRVTSGNAVPSSVVPMSVTSRYEFVNTTSKSLRGANSEVPPIPLPSRRVGRSDGIYPGPGRPRKPGHTDDDYLAPISGIGSIASAVAGDVPPLLPPPTQISTRSRAQRQHSLSKPQDIYENKLEILQQQQQQQQQKRQQALTDGGADPNVPTASFMPDITLSQLMTLSLDELAVKLNVPVSKLSTMTLVELTSYLSEFIEKSRPQREQALASHMSPLPMRRVEMSSINAESSPLSTQSTVFKVNFDQQATFVAKFDDTFGEDFSTHIADEQAQDAFANFEQFNEPPVVPPPIYTDTSQSAPLVPSADRYAVFREIIDKELQEQQENADLIGEVINENEDISGSIKSATDVGGMAAVVDDIGAHFEANFDDDDFLTASGGPQVQPPKIDTKITEVVAQAKDRYAALRDIILVENLFDNKRPAALQASQEFPEFSDEFNEDQDQDLKHIMDGRPSSSRPDRLGLVDSRGLPAEPSSSALTVEDDDEDDDGGGESSLDSNDKETGVTGVAQDKYEKLSTSTQQLDGEKSDKLDLNGSQPERCASQPSPNLLSAKQDNKFLTVAGSSGLSSSKDDLEIDELMQRAISNLSLDSRERISPANSATNMPTVIVTSGNSIALPRPNATLSSQAQFNDVSTSPIPLQKSPIPGVAQQQQRSPLCKSPQASPVLSQLSAVSNLIDTATKQINIGSSLQQEPEVKHSKEFWATFDSPKPNIEKVDKRGRAAAKSTVKNSLLHLPPPPPSNTSQNDTAESPCSSDPRDYGWSKSAGVSRRWPKKERHQTSSSSRDISPCDDEPSDFQKPKRIPSGVPAIPPPSSDRHGYYVRHTRRLNSCDEDYDYEEEFNTRRDHRKLKPGLSRSRDNFDLESPSWYRHAPHHTWSPQDMEQAAGMRARAFERSAYERTTYGPPIYDKRGVALPPNASSSYDRRSGYDKRSKYYRDYARPNYDFDDYGDSPHDRYRDAGSFEKPKVGRRSDYENIYDERRSPMSGIIGSSGGGSSGYKTRGGDYMYDRDRKSFDRESVESFESATRRRRSFGSGDVYGSMESHEEFRERYGPEKTRSLRKGMKLRATGDIDYEQDSENDFHQRTRMSSGGNSINVPDTRSLQRPSQLISGNTGSNMSMGPGQPRARKSSGSSPWDGEEPPLPGQKSWKRPTSAADSERRLAESRRVAVLGQTPSGSDGEKDRRFRKKQRSRGKDIPYSASGLPPSNSSSRYSGTVAATTHPRDNYDYITYDDDDVDDEEDYADEDYDEPPTDEDKFERLNRRRHEMHQRMLESERRQHSMGKVPISSLKCSAPTAATKKYPTRSGEYDFDDYEQSPTSRSNASASMASAASSYIATTGVGGSTGSATKFSFDGGFESDFNQSSPPPAPAGTASSCNSTPAATTASACVTPATKSSFRFSNDFSEREKLHGFPQNSTSVSSSQQLDLDSTQSPAPHVMPPIITQKLRFDDNVKVSQFDDAAFEDDFSNAQFDFEKEDQWHADSLQSASSAALMTTAAKKHNLRNSKLQQRQELIKKSESINIFGKKSEDPFEDDEFFKAPGGESLLANNNNNNSNEQQLSKPGAGNGSGFQCDDDFNFAKFDENM encoded by the exons ATGGTTAAGTCATTGGTTTCGAAACTATCGGCCGCATCATCAAATTTATCGCTCGCTTCAACGCTCTCCTCGGTTGGTGTGGGCAGCGGCGGTAGCGGTAGCGGTGTTCAGGAGACAAATTACGCAAAAC atCGCAATGATCCAGGTCGATTTTTCGGCGATGGCGTTCAATTCAAAGCGAAGCTTATTGGCATACTTGAGGTGGGGGAGGCGCGCGGTGATCGAATGTGCCAAGAAGCTCTGCAAGATCTTAAAATAGCCATACGCGCAGCCGGCGAACATAAACAACGCATAACGATACACGTGACAATCGATGGGCTGAGACTCCGCGATGAAAAAACAGGAGATTCTCTGTATCATCATCCGGTGCACAAAATATCCTTCATTGCGCAGGATATGACCGATTCACGAGCGTTTGGCTATATATTTGGCTCACCGGACAGCGGACACCGTTTTTTCGGTATAAAGACTGACAAAGCGGCTAGTCAG GTCGTACTGGCAATGCGCGATCTCTTTCAGGTTGTTTTCGAATTGAAGAAGAAAGAAATCGAATTGGCGCGGCAGCAAATACAATCGAAATCCATACATGAACATCAGCTTGCCTCATTGTCGTCGCTTAAGTCCGCCGCTGGCGGTATTGGAACCGGCTTGAGTGCTCATAACGATCTTAGCAGCAGTGGAGGTGGCGGGGGTGGTAGCACGCTGTCCATGTTAAGTGGTATCGGTGGGCAAAGTCGTGCAATAGCCTCAAATAGATTGGGTGTTAATTTGGATAACAAAGGAGCAGCGAAAGAG ATGTCACCTGAATCCGTAGCCGATTTGGTTGATTTGGAGCAAGAGTTAAGCTCTTTGCAACGCGGCATCACACAAATGGAACGCATTACACCCAATGAGCCAGGGCAACCTGCAGTAGCCGGCGTCTCTGGGAAGTCAGTTAACGAAGACGATCCTTTTGGAGACTCATTTACCAACTTTCCC ACTTACAATCTCTTACCTCCTCCAGAATCGGGACGCTCACGACATAAGCCCACTAAGGCGGTTGATACGACagtaaatcaaacaacaacatCAGTGAGCGCTGGTCAAAATGTTACTCTCTCCTCCTTACTTTCGACTGCAGCGGTTTTGAACACTTCAACCGGCACTCTGCAACAAGACGACGACGACACTTGGCTGCATGAACTGGACCAGCAAAACGATGTATTTGACACTTCAAAAGCCGGCAGTATGAGCATAGGTGTCGGTCTGCCAATGGCACCACTGGCCCCGAGCGAATCAACGTCGACACCTACACAACAATTAAGCGAACATTCGACACTCGTCGATGTTGAAGTTGCTGCCAATGCTGCAACCAACGCGAACATGCAACCGTCTGGCGGAGCTGCGACATCGACCTCAGCATCCAATTTGGGCGTCACATCGTCTTCGCCGACACCAATTTTGGGCGATGGACCGCCACAAGCAGCTGCGAGTGCTGCAGTGAAGTCAG AtgcttttacagatttggatcCATTAGGCACGGGTCGTACACGTCCCTATGTCGATAAGAAATACTTCTTCCAGGAGCTTAAAAACCCACCCAAAAAAGTTCTCAACGACCTGTCTTCAGGTGGAAACGGCACTGTAGACATAACGGCTACAGGTGTTCACTACACGGCCGCCTCGGCGGTGGTCGATGAGTTTCTGAGCAAAGAGGGTCTCTTCGAGGATGCTCTAACCGCTAGTATGGATGAGCAAGGCGCAGTGGCTCAGCAGACGCAACAGCCACAGCTGCAATCGGCGCAGCATACACATCATTCTCTATCAGCACCACTAAATATTACTAACACCACTCATGCATCAGGTATAGCCGGCTTAAAAACAGCCTTAAACACTAACAAAACAGTAGCTAATATAACGGCGtctgcaacagcagcaacaacaactacaacaactttaCTAATCGGTGTGCGCGCACCACCATGCACAGTGAACATATGCACCTGCACTATAAGCAGTACGAAATACACGAGCACCGCTTCTAATGTTGTTGTACCCAGACTAACGAATACTAACCACCAACTAGCGTCTAGCAACAGTTTACTAACAACCTCTACCTACTCTACTAATTCCACAACAGCTTCTACTTTAAAAATGCACCATTACCAGCCGACTTTATCATCGGCAACGTCTTCGTGCACTACAACAACCATACCCACTAATCTCCATTTAAATCATTACACTTTAGACTCCACGGCGACTGCTGCTGGAACAACTGACGATGTTGTGATGATGCCGCGTGACACCGATCCTTTCTCACCCACACGTAAGAAGAGTGATCCATTTCAGGAGGGCGGTGACGTGTTTGCCAAATTGGACCCATTCGAATTTGAATTCAACAGCGGTGACGCAACAACCCAACGTAGCTCTCCAACCGCCAGCGCGGAGGCTTGTCGTCCAGTGGATGTCTTTAATGGTCCGCTACAAGTTAGCTTGCCTCCGGAGAGCAGCCTTTCTCCCACGTCAGCACAGCCGCTGAACACAGCAGCGCAATGGCGTGCTGATGTAGCGCGCTTAGAGCGTCAAATGAACGAACCAGTAGCAGCGATGGGCAACGGAAGTGCCATAACGGCAGTTGGTGTCAATAGCACGGTGCGTTTGAGGCCCACACCTTCGGGGCAGGTCTCATCGGTTGGCCAACCTACTTCCGTATTTAAGCAGCAAACAGCGGACGTAATATCGAGCATTAGCAATAAGAAGATGCCACACTTATTTGGACAGGCACGTTTCTCCAAGCGTGAATCGAATAGTATTAATATGTGCCGTTTACAGGAGAGCGACTCACTAAGCGAGAATGAGGCGGCACCAGAGCCACCACCACGTCCCGATTCAGCATTACATGCGGAGCCGCCGCCATTGCCGCCCAAGAAACAGTTCAACGATATTGTTATACGCCCGCGTGTGACCTCAGGTAATGCGGTGCCTTCCAGCGTCGTGCCGATGTCTGTGACTAGTCGTTATGAGTTCGTTAATACGACGTCAAAGTCGTTACGCGGCGCTAATTCCGAAGTTCCACCGATACCATTGCCATCACGTCGTGTTGGTCGCTCTGATGGCATCTATCCTGGGCCTGGTCGACCGCGTAAGCCTGGACATACCGACGATGATTACTTGGCGCCGATTAGTGGTATCGGTAGCATTGCGAGTGCAGTTGCGGGAGATGTGCCACCACTCCTGCCACCTCCAACGCAAATCTCAACACGCAGCCGTGCACAACGCCAGCATTCGCTTTCTAAGCCACAGGATATCTACGAGAATAAATTGGAGATtttgcaacagcagcagcaacaacaacagcaaaaacgaCAACAAGCGCTAACTGATGGTGGCGCTGACCCAAACGTGCCAACAGCGTCTTTCATGCCCGACATCACACTAAGCCAGCTAATGACTCTAAGTTTGGATGAGCTGGCAGTGAAGTTGAATGTGCCGGTGAGCAAGCTGAGCACAATGACATTGGTAGAACTTACATCGTATCTCTCCGAGTTCATTGAGAAGTCAAGACCACAGCGGGAGCAAGCGCTAGCAAGCCATATGAGTCCTCTGCCGATGCGTCGTGTAGAAATGTCATCCATCAATGCGGAATCATCCCCTCTGTCGACTCAATCAACAGTTTTTAAGGTGAACTTTGATCAGCAAGCGACATTTGTGGCAAAATTCGATGATACATTTGGCGAGGACTTCTCCACTCATATCGCCGATGAGCAAGCGCAAGACGCTTTTGCCAATTTCGAGCAGTTTAATGAGCCACCCGTTGTACCGCCTCCAATATACACGGACACCAGCCAAAGTGCACCGCTTGTACCATCAGCAGATCGATATGCCGTTTTCCGTGAGATCATCGATAAAGAGCTGCAAGAGCAACAGGAAAACGCGGACCTCATTGGCGAAGTGATTAACGAAAACGAAGACATCAGCGGCAGCATCAAATCTGCAACTGATGTTGGAGGCATGGCTGCCGTAGTAGATGACATTGGTGCGCACTTCGAAGCTAACTTTGATGATGACGATTTTCTAACGGCATCTGGGGGTCCACAAGTGCAACCACCAAAGATTGATACGAAAATAACCGAAGTAGTGGCACAAGCAAAGGATCGGTACGCTGCACTTCGCGACATAATTCTTGTCGAAAACCTTTTCGACAATAAGAGGCCAGCAGCTTTGCAGGCATCTCAGGAGTTCCCCGAGTTCAGTGACGAGTTCAATGAAGATCAAGATCAAGATCTTAAGCATATAATGGATGGACGCCCCAGTAGTAGTAGACCCGACCGTTTAGGTTTAGTAGATAGTCGCGGATTACCAGCGGAGCCTTCCTCTTCCGCATTGACCGTCGAAGATGACGACGAAGATGATGATGGCGGTGGCGAAAGTAGTTTGGACAGCAATGATAAAGAAACTGGAGTGACTGGTGTTGCACAAGATAAATACGAAAAGCTGTCGACATCCACGCAACAATTGGATGGTGAAAAATCTGATAAGCTAGATTTGAATGGCAGCCAACCCGAACGCTGCGCCTCACAACCTTCGCCGAATTTATTGAGTGCCAAACAGGATAATAAATTCCTAACAGTGGCGGGCAGCAGCGGACTTTCATCTTCCAAGGATGATTTGGAAATTGATGAACTTATGCAACGTGCCATATCTAATTTATCTTTGGATTCTCGCGAACGCATCTCACCGGCGAATTCAGCGACCAATATGCCAACAGTAATTGTGACATCAGGCAACTCTATAGCTTTGCCACGCCCGAATGCCACGCTCTCGTCTCAAGCGCAGTTCAATGACGTGAGCACTTCACCTATACCCCTACAGAAGTCGCCGATACCAGGCGTTGCCCAGCAGCAACAAAGGTCACCACTATGCAAATCGCCACAGGCATCACCAGTCTTATCCCAACTATCCGCTGTCTCGAACCTAATTGACACAGCCACAAAACAAATTAACATCGGCAGCAGTTTGCAACAAGAACCCGAAGTAAAACATTCTAAGGAGTTTTGGGCGACTTTCGACTCACCTAAgccaaatatcgaaaaagtagATAAACGCGGAAGAGCAGCCGCGAAGTCAACAGTGAAGAATTCATTGTTACATTTACCACCTCCGCCGCCTTCGAACACCTCGCAGAACGATACAGCGGAATCACCATGTTCGTCTGATCCACGTGATTATGGTTGGAGTAAGAGTGCAGGGGTCAGCCGTCGATGGCCAAAGAAAGAACGTCATCAGACCTCGTCTTCATCTCGCGATATCAGTCCATGCGATGATGAGCCGTCTGATTTTCAAAAGCCAAAACGCATTCCTAGTGGAGTGCCCGCAATACCACCGCCATCATCAGATCGGCATGGGTACTACGTGAGACATACCCGCCGTTTGAACTCCTGTGATGAGGACTATGA CTACGAAGAGGAATTCAATACACGACGTGATCATCGTAAACTAAAGCCAGGACTTTCGCGTAGCCGAGATAACTTCGATTTAG AATCTCCTAGTTGGTATCGTCATGCTCCACACCACACCTGGTCGCCGCAGGATATGGAGCAAGCAGCTGGTATGCGCGCTCGCGCTTTTGAACGTAGCGCGTATGAACGCACCACATACGGACCGCCTATCTACGACAAACGCGGCGTTGCGTTGCCGCCCAATGCATCATCTAGTTATGATCGTCGTAGTGGTTACGACAAACGCAGCAAATATTATCGTGATTACGCACGTCCAAATTACGATTTTGATGATTACGGAGATTCGCCTCATGATCGTTATCGCGATGCAGGAAGTTTTGAGAAACCAAAAGTTGGACGACGTTCCgactatgaaaatatttacgaTGAGCGTCGCTCTCCTATGAGTGGAATAATCGGTAGTAGTGGAGGTGGCAGCAGTGGTTATAAGACACGTGGTGGGGATTACATGTACGATAGAGATCGTAAATCCTTCGATCGTGAAAGTGTCGAATCTTTTGAGAGCGCAACTCGACGTCGGCGTAGTTTCGGAAGTGGCGATGTGTATGGAAGTATGGAAAGCCACGAGGAATTTCGTGAACGTTATGGACCGGAGAAAACACGTTCTCTGCGAAAGGGTATGAAGTTGCGGGCTACAGGCGATATTGACTACGAGCAAGATTCGGAGAATGATTTTCATCAGCGCACACGCATGAGCAGCGGTGGAAATAGTATTAATGTTCCAGATACGCGCAGTTTACAGCGTCCGAGCCAATTGATATCGGGTAATACGGGAAGCAATATGAGCATGGGACCTGGACAGCCACGAGCACGTAAAAGTAGCGGTTCCAGTCCTTGGGATGGTGAAG AGCCACCGTTACCAGGTCAAAAATCCTGGAAACGTCCCACAAGTGCTGCCGACTCAGAACGACGACTGGCCGAAAGTAGACGGGTAGCCGTACTCGGACAGACACCCTCCGGCTCTGATGGCGAAAAGGATCGCAG GTTCCGCAAAAAGCAACGCTCTCGTGGCAAAGATATTCCTTATAGCGCTTCGGGTCTACCACCGTCCAATTCTAGTAGTCGATATAGTGGCACTGTTGCCGCAACAACTCATCCTCGTGACAATTACGATTATATAACATATGACGATGACGATGTCGACGATGAGGAAGACTATGCGGATGAGGATTATGACGAGCCGCCAACAGATGAGGATAAATTCGAACGCTTGAATAGGCGTCGCCATGAAATGCATCAACGCATGCTGGAGAGCGAACGGAGACAGCATTCTATGGGGAAAGTGCCCATTAGTTCCCTTAAATGCAGTGCTCCGACGGCTGCAACAAAGAAATATCCCACAAGGAGCGGCGAATATGATTTCGACGATTATGAACAATCTCCAACATCGCGTTCGAATGCCAGCGCAAGCATGGCAAGCGCCGCCAGCTCTTATATAGCCACAACTGGTGTTGGTGGCAGCACTGGAAGTGCTACGAAATTTAGTTTTGATGGTGGCTTTGAATCGGACTTCAACCAAAGCTCTCCCCCACCGGCACCCGCTGGCACTGCGTCCAGTTGCAATTCTACGCCCGCAGCCACCACAGCGAGCGCATGCGTTACACCGGCAACCAAATCGTCCTTCCGCTTCTCGAATGACTTTTCCGAACGGGAAAAATTGCATGGCTTTCCACAAAACTCCACCAGTGTAAGCAGCTCACAACAGTTGGATTTGGACAGTACGCAATCGCCAGCCCCGCATGTAATGCCCCCGATCATCACACAAAAATTACGTTTCGATGATAATGTAAAAGTTTCACAATTCGACGATGCTGCTTTCGAAGATGACTTCTCGAATGCACAATTCGATTTCGAAAAGGAGGACCAATGGCACGCGGACTCATTGCAAAGCGCCAGCAGCGCAGCACTCATGACAACCGCTGCAAAAAAACACAATCTGCGAAATAGCAAACTGCAACAGAGACAAGAATTGATCAAGAAATCTGAATCCATTAACATTTTCGGCAAAAAATCGGAGGATCCTTTCGAGGACGATGAGTTCTTCAAGGCACCGGGCGGAGAAAGCCTATTagccaacaataataacaacaacagcaacgaacAGCAGTTGAGTAAGCCAGGTGCGGGCAACGGTAGCGGATTTCAATGTGACGACGACTTCAACTTTGCCAAATTCGACGAAAATATGTGA